The genome window CTGTAATCGCACACGTCATTGGTTTACCGAGCCCACGGCGGTCCCGGTCGTCGAATCAGCCGGAACACCAATCGACCGACAGACGTGACCATGTTCAGCACAATCTCTGCTTCGCGATAGCGTCGATGTCTTCCGGGTGTTATCCGGCAATCTATGGTCAGCGTGCACTGAAAGGAGCGATGTGACCACACTGCGAGTCCTGTTTCTGTGCACTCACAACTCGGCGCGGAGCCAGATGGCCGAAGGTCTCCTGCGCGCGCTCGCTGGCGAGCGTTTTGATGTGGCAAGCGCCGGGACCGAAGCGACGCGTGTCCACCCGCTCGCGATTCGGGCTATGGGCGAGGTTGGCATCGATCTGAGCAGGCATACCTCCAAGATTATCGACGCATTCCTCAGCCAGCCATGGGACTACGTGATCACGGTCTGCGACAACGCCAACGAACGATGCCCGATGTTCCCCGGAGGAACGACCCGCATCCACTGGAGCTTCGACGATCCCTCTCAGGCTGCCGGCACAGATGAAGACAAATTGCAGAAGTTCCGCCGCGTTCGCGATGAGATCCACGCCACGCTTCGCGACTGGCTTGCCGATTAAGAGCAATCTTCCCCCTCGTCGGTGAAGTTGAAGCCGGTGTGACAGTGGACACATCCGGCCTTGCCCTCGGAGAGGACCAGCCCCCGCTGGGCCGCAGGCGAGAAGGTCCCCTTCTCTCCAGCCCGGAAGCGATCATGGGGGGCGTTCCCCGAGAGGATGGTCCTCACGTATGCTGCGATCGAGGTCATCAAGCATCCCCTGCGCTCCCGAGTGCCGCGTGGTCGCGCGTTAGCGCCCGCTGCACACTATCGGGTTGACTGCCGTATAAGTCCACGGCTTGGTGTGCGGCTGCGCGAGGCGCGCGATGTAGGTGGCCATCTGATGGCCGCGAAAGGCGTCGCCGTCGCGCACGTTCATGAGCTCCAGCAGCGCGACGGCGAACGGCCTGCGAGATAGATCCTCCCGCGCAGCCTCGAAGTACGGAGAGTCGAGCAGCAGTAGGACGTTGCCGCCGTGAGTGTAGCCGCGGGAGGGTACGAATGGAACCACGTCGTCGCAGCCCACGACGCGCGTGGTCTTCTGCGTCAGGCGATTGAATGCGGAGATGCCCGCGGTGTCGGTCACCCTCGGCTGTCCGAATGTGACAAGCCTCTCCACGGTTTCGCCCGCCTTCTCGAGGCGCATCGCCAGCAGCAGCGCAGCGGCGCCTCCGAGGGAATGCCCGGTCAGGCCCACGGTATAGCCCGCCTTCAGGAGCCGCTTCGCCTTCAAGTCCTCATCCACGGCGCGCGCCACGGCCGCGAAACCGGGATGGACGCGGATGGTGAGCGTGTTATCCTCCCGGGGCACCGCGTCGGCATCGGTCAGCAGTTGGCGGAAGTCCTGCGTCCCCTCGATGCCGATATAGTGCCTGTGGGCGACATCGTCCGTCCCGAGCACGTACGTCGTCGTCGTGCCCGGTACGGCCCCGGAGACAGGAAGGTCAGTCACGCGGACGAACTGGGTGTTCGGAATAGTCGGCATGCCAGGCGACCTCCGATAGGCTGCCTGAGCGATGGGCGCGTAGAACGCGACGTCGGGCGCCCACGCGGCGTATTGCTCCAACATCCATGTGCGCTCCGATGAAGTCGGTGTTGAGGCGCATCCCGCGAGGAGAAGGCCGCCGAGCGAGAGGAGTGCGTACGACCGCCTCATGGCTTGGCGCCAATCGAGACGTTGCCGACGGGCTGAACGGAGCAGGGCTGTGGTCGCCAGGAGCAGAAAAGAGAGCTTCATGGGGAACCTCCTCGTTATGGGCTGCGTTCCTGCGGAGCAGGTACAGGGCCGTGAACGCTCATACGATCCTTCCCTCAGCGCGCTAACATAGAGCAAGCACATAGGAAGTTGGAAAGCCTCAAGGGGCAGTCTAATAGTCCCTTTTTGGACACCAATCCTCGGTGAAGATTAGTACAGGTTACGATAGTGTAACCTATACCCCTCTCGGTGGCAAACGCGGAGCATCACCAACCTAGCCTCTGGCGCCTCACGTACGGCTCCAATAGAGCCTCCAGATGGTCGCTTCGAGTCGGCGTCGAACTCAACGGGACCCTGGCCTTCATCTCTGACGGGGGTAACGATCCGAACCACATACGAAGCGACCTACTACCGTCGACCGCAAAAACCAGCCCATTGTAAAAAGCATAGTGGCCGATGTTTACGATCGGCGTTCTTGTCGTTTCTCATTTTAATAGTCACTGTCCCTGTTTTACTCCAATAGTTTAGCGGTCTGGAGTTCTGCTGAATCTGCTTTTCATGCAGAGCCAAGTCCGCTATGAACGAGATATCGAATTTCTTTTCTATCACAATCAGGAGCCTTTCACGGCTCGATGCCTCTTAAATGGTATACTCGGGATAGGAGGAAGCCTCACAGCCTCACAGCCTCCCACACTACCGTACATATGGATCACCAATAGGCGGTTCGGCAGAATGAACTACCCCGCAGTAGGTTGCCGGATATCGCTTCCCGTTCTGGCTCGTCATTCCGTGCTTGACACAGAATCCAGCCGGACCCCCTGGATACCGGCGTCCGCCGGTATGACGAACTCACGGCAGGCCGCGGGGAATGAACCCTGATAGATTCACAACAGGTCTTTTTCATGGAGATAGTGTACCGGATAAAATCAACAGAGCAATATAACAGTATGGCTGATTGTAAGGAGCTAGAACACGAGGCCAGGTGAGTGTAAAGCGATCCTGGGATGTTCGATCAATGTTGGTATCTGAAACGTCTACGGTGGGGATGTCGCTTTCTTTGCCGACGAGCGGCTGATAAGGACCGAAGCGTTCTTGGTGTTCATTCGTCTGAAGTCCAGCGACTGGTGAGGGCGAAGGGGTATTCAGATACCTCTCACTAAGGCTGCAAAAACCGGCTGACTACCTTTAAGCGGGAACGTGGCCGAAAGCACGATTGCGTGATTGCTCCCATCGATGACGGCAACCTCAATGCTATCTGCCCCCTGTAGTATCTGAGTGATGATCTGCCGGACTTGCCCCTGCTTATCGCGGGTCTGATTAGTTGCACTGAAGACAAAGCCGTCATTCACCTCGGCGCTCAACCACCCGCCCAAGCTCAGCATGTGGACCGAGGGTTGTCCGGCCTTGGTGACCGTCACTCTCATGAGCTTCTGACCCTCGACCGGGGCGCCTGGCCCCTCGAAATATCCGAAGTCGAAGCCTTTGATCCGGCTGATCGGGGCGACCGTAAACTCAAGGGCGATCATTCCAGTGGAGCCCTTGCCGTCCTGTGTTGCAGTGAATTGCAGACGCGTCGAACCATTTGATCCCAGGACCACGGCCGTCTGTTCGATGAACGCTTTTCTGAATTCAACCTGATTGACCTCGTAGTGCCATTGCCCCTGAGCAAAGACCATTGGCGCACCCGCCAAGACCGACACGACAACCGCCGTTGTGAGATTCAACCACTGGAGCATTGAGTGTCCCATGAGTTCAAATGCAAGCGATTCGCCTTAACGGCGAGGCTCAGCTGCCGCCGGAGCGCGCAACACGCAGGGAAGGCAAAGCGCACAGCGCTTTGGCCGGTCAGCTGCAGCCAATTGTTGAGCCATACGCACACTTCAGAACCAATCAAGACTGTCGGACTTCGCCGTTTACACATCTATGCACTCGCCGAAAAAGATTGCCGGCTTGAAGATCCGAGAGCTTCGCTAACTACCGACCGTCAGTGCCACCTTTCTGGCGTCATCCCGACTCATCGACGCCCCTAGGTCCAGCCAATGGATGACGTTGTAGTAGCGGTACTTGTCGCTGCCGACGTATTCGCGAAGAATCGACTTGATCCGCTTCGCGGGAAGCGCCCGAACCGCCAGGACAGCGGCGGCTTTACGAACCCCCTCTGACTCGTGGTTGAAGAGGGCGAACAAGGCATCCCGTGATATTTTTGCAAACCGTGATTCCGCGCAGAGTTCAATCGTCTTCCTCAAAATAGCCGCTGGCATCTCAAGAGAAAGAAGATCTGAGACCGAGTGCTTCTTGCCAATTGAGGTTATGGCCCTCGCCACTTCGATCTGAAACTCGTCATCACCCGGCATCGTTAGCAGCGTCGCACCGAGACTTGGCTCCTTGGCGTTCGCAAGTATGAGTATATCAATCCACTCTCCGTACTTTCCCAGATACTCAGCGTCAAGCCTCGACGCCCCAGTGTAGCCGTCTTGGAGGTTGGCCCTTATCCTCTGCAAATCCTCTGGCTTTCTCGCCGCACACAGCACATTCAACCCTTGCCTAGTGAGTTCTTTGCGCAACACCCCCTTTAAGTCTCTCGTCTTCTTGACGAGATCCTGAATGGCAGAGCTCTCACCAAATGCAGCCTCCATCCGTCGAATCCGCTCATCGAAGTACGCACTGAACCTGTCGTCAACGTTGCGGCGCAGCCCATCGGCATGTTTTCTGAAGTACCTTTCCACGAGCGCGAAGTATGCAGCATCGTCGTACACGAAGCTCGCCCCAACCCTCTTCTCCAGCTCCGCCTCAGAGAGCCCCTTCAACACATCCAACTGATATTGCCGAAAGATTTCCTCTCCTACCTTGTCAGAGCCCGCCGCACTGACCAAACCCAGAAGACCATACCCAGATTGCTTCTGTGGTGGGGCGAGGATCTTCTTGATCTCCTCTTCAACAATCGGCTTCCCAAGTTTCAAAAGCACCGCGACAGCCTCTCTGCGCACTAGAACATCACTATCTCCGGTGAGCCGCTCTGCCATACCGATATCCAATGCACCTCGACCATGCAGCGACTTCATTGCGCGCAGTCGAACCTGTGAGTTGCGATGTTCAAGGCCAGGAAGCAGTACGGTGGTTTCCAGACCATCGAACCCCGCTAGCACGGATCTCAGTAGATCGGCGTTTAGCGTCTCGAACTGTGACTTCAGGACCAGCTCTTGGGCCACTTTTGCCTGACCAGTTCGAAGCAGAATTTCGACCATACACTCAAGTGCGCTATGAGATGTCCCGTAGTCGCTCCGATCGTATTCCTTCCTGGCGATCTCCAGATCCCCCGCAGTGCCGCATTTGGCGAGATATCCGAGAGCCGCCGTCCGCACTCTGGTCGATGAGTCATCTGAGAACCAGGCGTTGATGAGCGTCTCTCGTTTGATCACGTCATCATCCGTAGGGAGGTCGAGCGCCAGTGCGGTCAACACGGCAATCGCCCCAACCGTCTCGTTATCGCCAGCTCCGAGGAGCGATGAGACGACAGCAGGATCGAACCGTGAATCCGCTAAAGCCGAATACCAACACCACAGGGGTACGTTCTCGTTAGCGAGATGCTGAAAACCCAAACGAACCAGACAGTCTTTCTCTCTCTTACCCAGCTCCATTCCGTCGATGTGTGCCGCGAAGAGGATGTTGATGTCATGGACACCTAGATTCAGCTTCTCGTTGCCCGGCTTCGATATTGAGTTCGCCAGCAATCTAAACCGTGCAATATCACTCGCGCTCAGTGCGTCCAAAGAATCCGGCTGACTGATCCTTCCGACGAGGTTTTCGAGAAATTCAAAGCCTTCAGCAGACAACGGAGATGATTCGCGCCCCCTGTCGTCCTCACCTGCCACTCCAGAACTCGTTCGAGCGCGTTTTGCCCGTAGCTCGTCGGGCTCGGATGATTCATCGTCCGCCCTGACGCGATTTACGTAGGCGGTGACGCATTTCCTGGCTAGCGCTTCTACATCCCGCAGCATCGAGAAGTTTTTAAACAGAATTTTTTTGCCGGCAATAATTTTCTTCCGAAACTCAAGAACTTTCTTCAGGTCATCCCCCGGGTCCACCGTAAACTCGTCCGGGATCTGCTTGAAGAAGAGCGAAATCTCGGGACTTCCGGTATCCTCGCATCTTGCCATCGATCGTTCGAATTCCTCTTCGAACCCAGAGGAGAATTCTCCATCGTGGTCTGGCGGAGTACCCCACCTTTTCCAAATCATCCCAAGAAATAAATCACACCGATCGAGATCCTGGTTAATGAGATGCTGCGGCCTGCCGAATCCAGCGATGGTTTCTTCCCAGCCAATCAGCTCGACTTGATACCCAAGCTCGTTCGCCCAAGACTCGTTGAATTCGGCAACCACGTCTCGAATAGCTTTTCGCTCTTCCTGAAGATCGCCAGGTGAGGCTAGAAAAGCGCGGATGATCTTTCGGGTACTAGGCATATCTAGTTACCAAGCCTCGAGACTTGCTGGAAAGCCATCTGAACGATTGGCATATATGAAACTCCCCACCGTCGGGCACGAAGGGACCATTAACAATATCGACAAACGCTTCGCAAATACGGTCGCGTTCTTCTTGGGAATGATCCGCTAACGCCATACCTGGGTGCCTCGACTCGTCGCCCAACGCTTCAATTAGCCGACGCGTTAGCCGTCGAAGGTGTGCCATAGTTAGTTGAAAAAGCGAAGC of Candidatus Methylomirabilis lanthanidiphila contains these proteins:
- a CDS encoding protein tyrosine phosphatase, with the translated sequence MTTLRVLFLCTHNSARSQMAEGLLRALAGERFDVASAGTEATRVHPLAIRAMGEVGIDLSRHTSKIIDAFLSQPWDYVITVCDNANERCPMFPGGTTRIHWSFDDPSQAAGTDEDKLQKFRRVRDEIHATLRDWLAD
- a CDS encoding cytochrome C peroxidase; its protein translation is MTSIAAYVRTILSGNAPHDRFRAGEKGTFSPAAQRGLVLSEGKAGCVHCHTGFNFTDEGEDCS
- a CDS encoding Lipase (class 3) is translated as MKLSFLLLATTALLRSARRQRLDWRQAMRRSYALLSLGGLLLAGCASTPTSSERTWMLEQYAAWAPDVAFYAPIAQAAYRRSPGMPTIPNTQFVRVTDLPVSGAVPGTTTTYVLGTDDVAHRHYIGIEGTQDFRQLLTDADAVPREDNTLTIRVHPGFAAVARAVDEDLKAKRLLKAGYTVGLTGHSLGGAAALLLAMRLEKAGETVERLVTFGQPRVTDTAGISAFNRLTQKTTRVVGCDDVVPFVPSRGYTHGGNVLLLLDSPYFEAAREDLSRRPFAVALLELMNVRDGDAFRGHQMATYIARLAQPHTKPWTYTAVNPIVCSGR